The sequence TGTATCAATTCCGAAGGCTGCATTTTGCCATCAGAATATACGGTATGCATGTGAAAATTATAATTATTCGGACAGCTTTGTGCATCTAAATTCTCGAATACTTCTTTTAAAAGTGTCTTAGAGGCACAAGCGAGGGCAAAATTTACAACCATAGCCTTTTCTTGTGTAAAATTATTTATTCTTAACACTCCACAAAGCAACACCTGTAGTCCGGAAAACATTAATGCTTCACGTTTGTTTGGGCATTAACCTTGTGCATGTCTTTAGCAAACTTTTTCAATATGTTAAGACTAACTTAGCAAATTTTAATGTTTATGGTCATGAGTATTTTCTATACTCTATATATAAAGCTAAAAATATAACTATCTATTTAAGTAATAACCACATAAATAAAATGTGACTGTTTAAAATGAAACTCGTTATCTAAACTTTATTAAATATTTTTGATATTTCATCAAATATACAAAATCAAAATTTTGTGTATTCTTTATTACTAAAAATCTGTTAGCCCAATTAATTCGTTATTACCGGAAATGATTTCGCCAATGTTATAAGCTGTAATATTGTGAGATTCAAAAAAATCAATTGTTTGCTGTGCTTGATTCGCCGGAGCTATGATAACGAAACCAATTCCCATATTAAAAGTGTTGTACATTGCTTGAGAATTAACACAACCCACTTTTGCTAACCACTCGAACACGGGTGGAATTATCCAGCTATCAGGTTTGATTTTGAAAGATTTTCCGTCTCCCAAACATCTTGGAAGGTTTTCTGGCAATCCACCACCTGTAATATGAGCCATTGCATGGATTTCCAAACCATGTTTCAAGGCTGCTAATACTGATTTGACATAAATTTGTGTCGGCTGCAAGAAAATGTCACTTAAAGATTTACCACCAAATATACCTGGGGTATCGTTCCAATTCAACCCTTTATCGCTAATAATTTTTCTTACCAAACTAAAGCCATTGCTATGTACTCCGGAACTCGCTAAGCCAATAGCTACATCTCCAATTTCTACCCGAGTTCCATCAAGCATCTGATTTTTTTCGACAATTCCTACGCAAAAGCCAGCTAAATCATATTCTCCCGGTTGGTAAAATCCGGGCATTTCAGCAGTTTCTCCTCCCAGTAAAGCGCAACCGGCTTGTTTGCAACCAGAAGCAACACCTGCAACAACGTCAGTCAATTGTTCCTGGTTTAGTTTACCCGTTGCTAAATAATCTAAGAAAAATAAAGGTTCTGCACCGGATGTCAGCACATCGTTGACGCACATAGCTACTAAATCGATACCAACAGTATCATGACGATTAATGATATTGGCAATTTTCAGTTTAGTTCCAACACCATCAGTACCTGAAATTAAAACGGGTTGTTTATAACCTTCGGGTAACTCAAAGCAACCTCCAAAGCCACCCAATCCGCCAATTACTTCTTTTCTAAAGGTGCTGTGAACTAAATTACGAATTTGACCGACAAAATCGCGTCCAGCTTCAACATCAACCC comes from Rivularia sp. PCC 7116 and encodes:
- the purM gene encoding phosphoribosylformylglycinamidine cyclo-ligase; translation: MDYRDAGVDVEAGRDFVGQIRNLVHSTFRKEVIGGLGGFGGCFELPEGYKQPVLISGTDGVGTKLKIANIINRHDTVGIDLVAMCVNDVLTSGAEPLFFLDYLATGKLNQEQLTDVVAGVASGCKQAGCALLGGETAEMPGFYQPGEYDLAGFCVGIVEKNQMLDGTRVEIGDVAIGLASSGVHSNGFSLVRKIISDKGLNWNDTPGIFGGKSLSDIFLQPTQIYVKSVLAALKHGLEIHAMAHITGGGLPENLPRCLGDGKSFKIKPDSWIIPPVFEWLAKVGCVNSQAMYNTFNMGIGFVIIAPANQAQQTIDFFESHNITAYNIGEIISGNNELIGLTDF